A portion of the Hypanus sabinus isolate sHypSab1 unplaced genomic scaffold, sHypSab1.hap1 scaffold_467, whole genome shotgun sequence genome contains these proteins:
- the LOC132389054 gene encoding zinc finger protein 420-like, producing MAHQRVHTEERPFTCSDCGKGFTRSSDLLGHKFVHTGERPFLCSFCGKGFISSSNLKVHERVHTGEKPFTCSDCGKRFTCSSELKVHQRIHTGERPFTCSDCGKGFTQSYQLKVHQRVHTRERPFTCSDCGKGFTRSIDLLGHKLVHTGERPFICADCGKGFTQSYQLQRHQRVHTGERPFTCSECGKGFSRSCQLQTHRQVHTGERPFICSECSKGFTQASHLLRHQRVHTGERPFTCSDCGKGFICSSQLKGHQRVHTGENPFTCSDCGKGFTCLSQMKVHQRVHTGERPFTCSDCGKGFTRSSHLKEHQRIHIRDRPFTCSDCGKGFTQSHEFLVHKSVHTGEWPFTCSDCGKGFTLSHALLVHQSVHTEERPFNCSVCGKGFTCSSQMKVHQRVHTGERPFICSVCGKGCTSSSQLKVHQRIHTGEKPFTCSDCGKGFTCSSQLKVHQRIHTGEKPFTCSDCGKGFTSSSQLKVHQRIHTGEKPFTCSDCGKGFTCSPQLKVHQRIHTGEKPFTCSDCGKRFTQSFQLQRHQRVHTD from the coding sequence attcactcggtcatccgacctactGGGACATAAgtttgttcacactggggagaggccgttcctctgctcattctgtgggaagggattcatttcatCATCCAACCTGAAGGTACatgagcgagttcacactggtgagaagccattcacctgctcagactgtgggaagagattcacttgctcatcggaactgaaggtacatcagcgaattcacactggggagcggccgttcacctgctcagactgtgggaagggattcactcagtcatatcagctgaaggtacatcagagagttcacactcgagagaggccattcacctgctcagactgtgggaagggcttCACTCGGTCAATCGACCTCCTGGGACACAAgttggttcacactggggagcggccgttcatctgcgcagactgtgggaagggattcactcagtcatatcaactacagagacaccagcgagttcacaccggggagaggccattcacctgctcagaatgtgggaagggattcagtcgatcATGTCAACTACAGACACACCGgcaagttcacactggcgagaggccgttcatctgctcggaATGTtcaaagggattcactcaggcatctcacctactgagacaccagcgagttcacactggagagaggccattcacctgctcagactgtgggaagggattcatttgctcatcccaactgaagggacatcagcgagttcacactggagagaacccattcacctgctcagactgtgggaagggattcacttgcttatCCCaaatgaaggtacatcagcgagttcacactggagagaggccgttcacctgctcagactgtggaaagggattcactcggtcatcccatctgaaggaacatcagcgaattcacattcgggacaggccattcacctgctcagactgtgggaagggattcactcagtcacacGAATTCCTGGTACACAagtcagttcatactggggagtggccattcacctgctcagactgtgggaagggattcactctgtcacacgcactactggtacaccagtcagttcacactgaggagaggccgttcaactgctcagtctgtgggaagggattcacttgctcatcccaaatgaaggtacatcagcgagttcacactggagagaggccgttcatctgctcagtctgtgggaaaggatgcactagttcatcccaactgaaggtacatcaacgaattcacactggggagaaaccgtttacctgctcagactgtgggaagggattcacttgttcatcccaactgaaggtacatcagcgaattcacactggggagaagccatttacctgctcagactgtgggaagggattcactagttcatcccaactgaaggtacatcagcgaattcacactggggagaagccatttacctgctcagactgtgggaagggattcacttgttcaccccaactgaaggtacatcagcgaattcacactggggagaagccgtttacctgctcagactgtgggaagcgattcactcagtcatttcaactacagagacaccagcgagttcatactgattAG